The proteins below are encoded in one region of Ereboglobus luteus:
- a CDS encoding beta-N-acetylhexosaminidase — protein MTPHKLLLGALACVVLSCGLAAGEINVIPRPAQIVRDDAKADAPLGAAHVIVCADAALGRVYADTLLEWTGLRLAVHPTTATAAGRPVISVDSASRSANAHIAHPEGYALEVAADGAVRIEASARNGAFYALQTLAQLVARDGARVTLPVVRIHDAPRFKWRGVLFDDGRHFFGPVAAKRLIDAMALYKFNTLHWHLTEDQGWRIEIKKYPRLTQIGAWRANSPTPGDRNKPDGVPHGGYYTQDEVREIVAYAHQRGITVVPEIEIPGHAAAAIASYPELGNSDIEGYAPKVVETWGVKPYVFAPKDETFRFLQDVLDEVCELFPNSKYIHIGGDEAPKKQWKASAFAQKIIRENNLKDEFELQSWFLARIEKYLNARGRRIVGWDEIQEGGLSPTATMMVWRDWKWARLAIEKGNDVVMTPNSHCYLDYLASADDKLADPYYEQPALNRSGNRPQRLVTLEKAYHFEPIPEGTPPEREKQVLGCQANLWGEYLFDWNRAEYNLYPRMFALAEVAWSPKEARDWSCFQKRLPSAIRYLDKVNANYRRPDGSPARAR, from the coding sequence ATGACTCCACACAAACTACTCCTCGGCGCGCTTGCGTGCGTTGTCCTTTCATGCGGGCTTGCCGCCGGTGAAATCAATGTCATCCCGCGTCCCGCGCAGATCGTGCGCGACGATGCGAAGGCGGACGCGCCGTTGGGCGCGGCGCATGTCATTGTGTGCGCCGATGCCGCGCTTGGGCGCGTGTATGCGGACACGCTTTTGGAATGGACGGGCTTGCGCCTGGCGGTGCACCCGACAACGGCGACCGCGGCGGGCCGTCCGGTAATCAGCGTTGATTCCGCCTCGCGCTCGGCGAACGCGCACATCGCGCATCCCGAGGGCTATGCGCTTGAGGTCGCCGCGGATGGCGCCGTGCGCATCGAGGCGTCCGCCCGCAACGGCGCGTTTTACGCGTTGCAAACACTCGCGCAACTCGTGGCGCGGGACGGCGCGCGCGTCACGCTGCCAGTCGTGCGCATTCACGACGCGCCGCGATTCAAGTGGCGCGGCGTGTTGTTCGACGACGGACGGCACTTCTTCGGCCCGGTTGCGGCGAAGCGATTGATCGACGCCATGGCGCTGTATAAATTCAACACGCTGCACTGGCATCTCACCGAGGACCAGGGCTGGCGCATTGAGATAAAAAAATATCCCAGGCTCACGCAAATCGGCGCGTGGCGCGCCAACTCTCCCACGCCCGGCGACCGCAACAAGCCCGACGGCGTGCCGCACGGCGGTTATTACACGCAGGACGAGGTCCGCGAGATCGTCGCCTACGCGCACCAGCGCGGTATCACCGTCGTCCCCGAAATCGAAATCCCGGGGCACGCCGCCGCCGCCATCGCCTCCTATCCGGAGCTTGGCAACAGCGACATCGAAGGCTACGCGCCCAAGGTCGTCGAAACTTGGGGCGTCAAGCCCTACGTCTTCGCGCCCAAGGATGAGACGTTTCGCTTTTTGCAGGATGTGCTCGACGAGGTTTGCGAGCTGTTCCCCAATTCAAAATACATCCACATCGGCGGCGACGAGGCTCCGAAAAAACAATGGAAGGCGTCCGCCTTCGCGCAAAAAATCATTCGTGAAAACAACCTGAAGGACGAGTTCGAGCTGCAATCGTGGTTCCTCGCGCGCATCGAAAAATATCTCAACGCGCGCGGCCGCCGCATCGTCGGCTGGGATGAAATCCAGGAGGGCGGCCTGTCGCCAACCGCGACGATGATGGTCTGGCGCGATTGGAAGTGGGCGCGGCTCGCCATCGAAAAAGGCAACGATGTCGTGATGACGCCAAACTCCCATTGTTATCTGGACTACCTCGCCTCCGCCGACGACAAGCTGGCCGATCCCTATTACGAGCAGCCCGCCCTCAATCGTTCCGGCAACCGTCCGCAGCGGCTCGTCACGCTGGAGAAGGCGTATCACTTCGAGCCCATTCCCGAGGGCACGCCGCCGGAGCGCGAGAAGCAAGTGCTCGGCTGCCAGGCGAACCTTTGGGGCGAATATCTTTTCGATTGGAACCGCGCCGAGTATAACCTGTATCCGCGCATGTTCGCGCTGGCGGAGGTTGCGTGGAGCCCGAAGGAGGCGCGCGACTGGAGCTGCTTCCAAAAGCGCCTGCCTTCCGCGATTCGTTATCTCGACAAGGTCAACGCCAACTACCGCCGTCCCGACGGCTCGCCCGCGCGGGCGCGATAA